From the genome of Phreatobacter cathodiphilus, one region includes:
- a CDS encoding M24 family metallopeptidase, with protein MTNSTATSGLARGIEAAFPAAEFEARLAAARNGLAARGLDAAVFTGPENIFYLTGQQTPGYYTFQCLVLPAEGEPVFLLRQLEVTNFLRNTYLPEYEAYGDGQRPAELVVDALAKRGLTGKRIGIEKGGWFLPIAFYEALAAVLPRIEDATGIVEAMRRVKSAAEIAKIEQSVRQADLGIQAGIAAVREGVSENDIVAEMMHAAIKGGAEYMGMEPLVSSGPRSGVPHATWRRRKLEAGDGVFMEMSGCYDRYHSGLMRTAWVGEPPALARELEKVVLAALDAAIGAARPGATCAAPHIAAQRIIDAAGMTERYRKRTGYSLGISFAPDWGEWQVASLHDTVDIPLEPGMCFHVVPALRDYGVFTIGISESICITETGARILGKTPRTIQMK; from the coding sequence ATGACCAACAGCACTGCGACTTCAGGCCTCGCGCGGGGCATCGAGGCGGCATTTCCCGCCGCCGAGTTCGAGGCGCGCCTCGCTGCCGCCCGCAACGGCCTTGCGGCCCGCGGCCTGGACGCTGCGGTGTTCACCGGTCCGGAGAACATCTTCTATCTCACGGGGCAGCAGACGCCCGGCTACTACACCTTCCAGTGCCTGGTTCTGCCGGCCGAGGGCGAGCCGGTCTTCCTGCTGCGCCAGCTCGAGGTGACGAACTTCCTGCGCAACACCTACCTCCCCGAATACGAGGCCTATGGCGACGGCCAGCGGCCGGCCGAACTGGTGGTCGATGCCCTCGCCAAGCGCGGCCTCACCGGCAAGCGCATCGGCATCGAGAAGGGCGGCTGGTTCCTGCCGATCGCGTTCTACGAGGCGCTGGCCGCCGTGTTGCCCCGCATCGAGGACGCGACCGGCATCGTCGAAGCCATGCGGCGCGTGAAGTCCGCGGCGGAGATCGCCAAGATCGAGCAGTCCGTGCGGCAGGCCGATCTCGGTATCCAGGCCGGCATCGCGGCGGTGCGCGAGGGCGTCAGCGAGAACGACATCGTCGCCGAGATGATGCACGCGGCGATCAAGGGCGGCGCCGAGTATATGGGCATGGAGCCGCTCGTGTCCTCGGGGCCGCGATCGGGCGTGCCGCACGCCACCTGGCGCCGGCGGAAACTCGAAGCGGGTGACGGCGTGTTCATGGAAATGTCCGGCTGCTACGACCGCTATCACTCGGGCCTGATGCGAACGGCCTGGGTCGGCGAGCCGCCAGCGCTCGCCCGCGAACTGGAAAAGGTGGTGCTGGCCGCTCTCGACGCCGCCATCGGCGCCGCCAGGCCCGGGGCCACCTGCGCCGCGCCCCACATCGCCGCGCAGAGGATCATCGATGCCGCCGGCATGACCGAGCGCTACCGCAAGCGCACGGGCTACAGCCTCGGCATTTCGTTTGCGCCGGACTGGGGCGAGTGGCAGGTGGCAAGCCTCCACGACACGGTCGACATCCCGCTGGAACCCGGCATGTGCTTCCATGTCGTGCCGGCGCTGCGCGACTATGGCGTCTTCACCATCGGCATCAGCGAATCCATCTGCATCACCGAGACGGGTGCGAGAATCCTGGGCAAGACCCCCAGGACGATCCAGATGAAATAG